A DNA window from Panthera tigris isolate Pti1 chromosome X, P.tigris_Pti1_mat1.1, whole genome shotgun sequence contains the following coding sequences:
- the LOC102952054 gene encoding melanoma-associated antigen 10-like, translated as MLHSPKRPRLTLEPDFQAQNEIQDLAVAHVLKAEEEEETSSSCSFNFSYPSTSSSLRSSPVIPVSKEEKEVEEKEPEKEPATTLSPPHNPQSPCFFSVSRSTSEGGSSSQEEDICFPQTSTDTESSPTDPLDERVADLVNFMILKYQLQEPVTKAEMLTVIMKRYRKHFPVIFKKASKFMEVIFGIDMWEVDISVPSYVFVNSLDLTSVEVSSDTHGMPKNGLLIIILGVIFIEGNCIPEEDLWDFLNIMGVYPGREHFIYGEPRKLITIDWVYENYLEYRRVPDSNPPRYEFLWGPRAHVEITKVRVLEFLLKIKGIDSHSFSFWYEEALKYEKERAWARIGSGESTAAMFIAQH; from the coding sequence ATGCTTCACTCTCCAAAGCGTCCGCGGCTCACGTTGGAACCAGACTTTCAGGCCCAAAATGAGATACAGGACCTGGCGGTGGCCCACGTTCTCaaggctgaggaggaggaggagacttcCTCCTCTTGCTCTTTCAATTTCTCCtatccctccacctcctcctctctgcGTTCCTCTCCTGTGATCCCGGTTtccaaagaggagaaggaggtggaggagaaggagcctGAGAAGGAGCCCGCCACAACATTGAGTCCTCCCCACAACCCTCAGAGCCCCTGCTTCTTCTCCGTATCACGGAGCacatcagaaggaggctccagtaGCCAAGAAGAAGATATATGTTTCCCGCAGACCTCAACAGACACCGAATCTTCGCCCACAGACCCACTAGATGAGAGGGTAGCTGATTTAGTGAATTTCATGATTCTTAAGTACCAATTGCAGGAGCCCGTCACAAAGGCAGAAATGCTGACGGTTATCATGAAAAGGTACAGGAAACATTTCCCTGTGATCTTTAAGAAAGCTTCTAAGTTTATGGAGGTGATCTTTGGCATTGATATGTGGGAGGTGGACATTTCTGTCCCCTCCTATGTCTTTGTCAACTCACTGGACCTCACTAGTGTTGAGGTGTCTAGTGACACCCACGGCATGCCTAAGAACGGTCTCCTGATAATCATCCTGGGTGTGATCTTCATAGAGGGCAATTGCATCCCTGAGGAAGACCTCTGGGATTTCCTGAATATTATGGGAGTGTATCCCGGGAGGGAGCATTTCATTTATGGGGAGCCCAGGAAGCTCATCACCATAGATTGGGTGTATGAGAATTACCTAGAATACCGGCGGGTGCCTGACAGCAATCCTCCACGCTATGAATTCCTGTGGGGTCCCAGGGCCCATGTTGAAATCACCAAGGTGAGAGTTCTAGAATTTTTGCTTAAGATCAAAGGGATTGACTCCCATTCCTTCTCATTTTGGTATGAGGAGGCTTTAAAATACGAGAAAGAGAGGGCTTGGGCCAGAATTGGATCTGGGGAAAGTACTGCTGCTATGTTCATTGCACAGCATTGA